The Pan troglodytes isolate AG18354 chromosome 1, NHGRI_mPanTro3-v2.0_pri, whole genome shotgun sequence genome includes a region encoding these proteins:
- the LOC107973901 gene encoding basic proline-rich protein: MAVVAPAAGLGAEILGPRRRSGPASGATRPPRRRVRGSPWRAAGASFPAPAQLLLPAPPPGSRVRPGSAPNGPPPPALAARPAPPAPPVLIQLRGGDALPPPAFSRARRSGALPEHPGATCALLSRHGPGAGLAGEGSPRKCLY; this comes from the coding sequence ATGGCCGTCGTGGCTCCCGCCGCGGGCCTCGGCGCAGAGATCCTAGGGCCGCGGCGCCGTTCTGGTCCCGCCAGTGGTGCCACCCGGCCGCCCCGCCGTCGCGTGCGGGGGTCGCCGTGGCGTGCTGCAGGCGCCTCCTTCCCGGCACCTGCTCAGCTGCTCCTCCCCGCGCCCCCACCTGGCTCCCGCGTGCGCCCGGGCAGCGCCCCAAACGGGCCGCCCCCGCCAGCCCTCGCTGCGCGGCCTGCGCCCCCTGCGCCGCCAGTACTGATCCAGCTTCGCGGGGGAGACGCGCTCCCGCCTCCTGCTTTTAGCCGGGCCAGGAGGTCTGGGGCCCTTCCGGAGCACCCGGGAGCCACCTGTGCACTTCTCAGTCGCCACGGCCCCGGTGCAGGCCTGGCAGGAGAAGGATCCCCGCGGAAATGCCTCTACTAA